gacttccagTTTTACTTCAAAACATCTCTtttgaaactaccactccaaattcaataaaactttacaggaagcttccttggatGACCCTCTACAAttatacaacaaggggtcaggattgatcaacaacaaaacaaaatggccaacttcctgttttgcttaaaaaaacatatcctttaaaactaccagtccaaatccaatgaaactttacaggaagcttcctagggtaaccttgtacaaaaatacaacaaggggtcgcgattgatcaacaacaacaacaacaacaatctgatgttaaaatctttatttagttatgtaaagtttactcttaaGCAAGGGCAGCAAACCTTGCTCTATGGTCTCCCTTTCTGTTGAACAGTGTattgtctatttttagtttttctattttcagtaacaagggattaaaggttatatttttacttttttaggTAACAaaagcacaaagtgctcaaggtgagcttttgggatcggtctttgtccggcgtcctgccgtcagtcagtcagtccgtaCGTCCACAATTGCTTAAATAAtttctcctctgaaactaccgagctaaattcaatgaaacttcccaggaagcttccttgggtgaccatctacTAAAACACAACATGGGATCACAATtgatcagcaacaacaacaacaaaatggccgacttcgtGTTTTGCTTAAAAAGCATCTCCTGTGAAACTATcgctccaaattcaatgaaactttacaagaagctttcttgggtgaccctctataaaaatacaacaaggtgtcccgattgatcaacaacaacaatgacagcaacaacaacaatatggCTGACTTTTTTAGCTttaaaaatcatctcctcttaAACTACagttctaaattcaatgaaactttacaggcaGCTTCCTTGTGTGAcgttctacaaaaatacaacaaggggtcacgattaatcaacaacaacaacaattacagcaacaacaacaaaatggctaacttcctattttgctttgaaaaaatatcTCCTCTAAacctaccagtccaaattctattaaactttacagaaaaCTTCCTTAAGTGACCCTCTATAAAAATACACCAAAGATCATGATtgaccaacaacaacaaaatggacaaaatgttaaaactgatagatatgtaaagtttactcttgaagcaagggcagcaagtcttgctatatggtctccctttttgatGGAGATTccacttctttattttttagtaacaagggagtagattttaaatttattaagtcttcaacatagtcacttaaaattattgctcattttttaggttcatagattcaaataattattataaactttattCTTAAGAAggaatttcatatttactaaataataaatttaataatcagactttcccattgaacttcatgtagattattctaagctacaatctcattttctgtgtggatagtgaataagcctttatggatttaaagaaaatttggtTTTGAACATGTGAAGGAATGTGATGTAGACAAAGATGGAAGAAGCAATGATATAAGTGGAAGGTGCTTaatgtgttctgatatttgtttattagagcttaaggcactttattgattttattggatggtgcattgtttgttgtttgtgtatctatactaaaatctctttcagtgtgcaagcaatttaacatagttttgttagtgtgcaggcaattgaacgaagtcctgtgtgtgtgcaggcaattgatcaaagtcctgtcagtgtgcaggcaactgaaaaaagtcctgtcattGTGCAGGtttctgtaccaagtgctgtcagtgtgcagtcaattatcaagtcctgtcagtgtgcaggcaactgaacaaatcCTGTCAGTATGCAGATATGacaatcaaattctgtcagtgtgtagtcaatcatcaagtcctgtcagtgtgcaagCAACTGAAtgaaatcctgtcagtgtgaagtcaatcaccaagtcctgtcagtgtgcaggaaactgtgacaagtcctgtatgtgtgcaggcaactgtgacaagtcatGTCattgattatccaggcaacatgttagatcagtatatttttcaatattctttgagaacaaatatcaagctttaTTGATTACAacggttaaactcttttactcaggtgagcgatttaagggccattatggccctcttgttatttcattgattgtATGGGTGTATTTtctaaaatcataaaatgatgtaagaaaagttattctgaatttCCTTGTtcttgtttgaagaaaatgtgttgaggttttggcaaAGCGTAGTGTCCTCATCATTGTTTTGTGcaaatcaaaaacattcaaacaatgtaataaaaaacatacagtcaagccaagtactcaagAGGCATAAGGTTATTGCCAAAGAGACTGGTAatttatttagacaaataaaatgcatagaaaGATATATAACTCAGTTGCATAGTCATGCTTTAGTTCTCTTCTTGTTAGTTTATGGTGAAGACTGGGACattcagtattttttataattaagatttaattttgtattggcaacttaaagccatgaTACCAAAatactcaatgcacttaaaagggctttgcacagaaatgaaattaaaaataggAGCAAAACctaaattataatcaatattacattggattgcatactgATGGCTCCATCATTGCTTGtcgaatatttgaaataaaattaagggacATATGCATGTTGATCAAATCTGAGAGTTACTGGAATTACCTGTATATGTGTTGAAAAAAGGTCTGGTGAACATTGatgaaaagcttagtaacctagctaaatagtttgtttaaggcttttatttaccaaaaataaatgttcacttgagtatcttatcagttacttttttggttgttattttttaagaaaaaaagacaattaacTCATAAATATAAAGACTAATAATTAATGATTTAGATAAATAGTTTGTGTATGGAAACCTTTAATGAGAGTATTTATTCAAAGcctatttaaagaaaaagtgaGCTCTATGTGAAGCACGATCTACCGTGATCAAATACTATTTTAAGACAAATCAAGTTCTGCCAACTTAGCCAACACAAAGATTTGGACGAACTCTCACGCACTTGTATGGTATATTATTCATTGAGCATTAAGTGGCAAGTCACCACCCTATTCCCAACCCAAAATAACTTATTACACAAAAATGTTCAGTTTGCAGCCCGAACCCAATAATGCTGCATCAAAGGCATGCATGGGTATCAACTGATAAAGCtgactggggggggggggcaagcTCACACCCACTCTGTTACAACCCACAGAGTTCTGGACAATgcaatcaatgttgtttttttaaacagaatagtaatgttttTTTGAATGGCAAGAAAAGCTGAAAACACACACGCAATCTATGACTTCTAACTTACTTTACATAGGGTAATCGTAAGCTGGTTgagaaaatgctgacatttagTCCATACATGCATTTAATCTGATATATTGGTTAATGCatgccatgaacaatatgaccattttgattattgttaagtacattttctgtgtgttCACCATTTTTCTAGAGGGAAAAGTGTACTTCAGgtataaactagaaatgtgtccataggacacggatgcccccacttcgattttttgtcacagaaaataagccataatgattattcaggataatctgcacaagggcaaatccttttcaaaaattagatcggattagatattttttaagtattgttgggaaataaagggccctaactcctaaatgattaaagcgatttccatggctatcgaacttgatcaaggtattatggtcacaaacatgtgttaaaagtttggtgaggattggacaaacagttttcaagaattagatcggaaacaatcttcgggacgtatttttcaagtctttttttgcaaataaagggccgtaactcctaaatgacaaaagcgatttccatggctatcgaacttgatcaagatattatggtcacaatcatgtatgtaaagtttggtgaggattggacacatacttttcaagaattagattggaaacatatatttttgaagtatttttggcaaaaaagggccgtaactcctaaatgactaaagcgatttccatgactatcgaacttgatcaagatattatggtcacaaacatgtgtttaaagtttggtgaggattggacaaacggttttcaagaattagatcggaaacaatcttcgggacgtacgtacgtacagacagacagacgtacgtacggacaagggcaaccctatatgccgcaactttgtgggggcatatttgtgggggcataaaaacaccTAATTATTCAAATGCGAACATTCTTTGATGTTACAATAAACCtcttctcttaaacaagcacatttaatttaacactatccatttccttgttgttacaatgggccggATTGAAAATGGTGTTAATCCCTGTGTAGTAATTTCGTATATCCCTAATACTATTTACgtggtctatctcgaagcttgccagTGAAGGCAGAGATGTTACGATTgctaaaatacatgtatatttttcctAAAATTGTGCCATTTGTCATTTTCTGAtatttccaaatgaaaatgtattatctatttaCAGAAGTATAAAATCACATCAATATTTCTGTAGTTGTTTACACGGGGACACATTGAAAATTGGAATTTGCTACATACGGTCTCCAACTACAGAATGGGATGATTGAATTTGGCTCGTTTGTCTAAAATCAATATAGCTATACCAACATATTGCATACCATTATAAAAGGTAAtgactcctcttttcatgtcaccttttgaaaaatggattatttctatgttgattaggcaatttaaataaaaccgGAATATACCatgaaatgtaataattttaagttacataccttgtttctttcttgtatatcaaagacattaattatcttcagatgtgttgtttatctcattatatgtacccaaaatgatattaatcaacattttagacacaaacaatgagccaGATGCCTTGGTTTGAAATCAGATTTAGACAATGCGTCGATGTAACGATTATCTACTTCTGGCCAAATGAACGTATAAGTTCACCTAATTACAAACGTGAGCTATATTTTAAGCACTATGGTCAAGTATTGTTACTACTTAGTATCTTAATCTTGCCAAACAATATGCACTAAATAATGCTGTCCATATAAAGGGTCCACATATAAACAGCCACTTCAGAgtcatttgatgttttttgaaTTCActaaaaaattgacatttagacacatttaaattaaaatacgtaaaccaagaaaagaaaaacaacatgagTTTTACAGGACACACTTGAGGatgaaatttcatagcggtaATATCAAGTATGCAAGTATCAGTTATTTTAGTTGGaacgcaaaaaaaataaagatgtcTCAATATTGACATCAGTGGTATACTTTGATGACTTGTAGCTTCAAAACTGTttcgaatattgaaaatgtaaatacagtCTCTAATTAGACCTATACTGTTTTGATTGTATACCAATTTTAAGACATCAACTTGAAAATATGTTCAGCGTTGCTTTCCACCTtaatataatgcaccagtcaacattacaaaaaagcatggacggcattttagactGACTAATGACGCGGTCGTTTATATGTGGAccctttattatataaattatatggaCTATATATTATTACTTTCGTATGCCAACATTacttaatgaaaacaatacttgACATTGGTACGGAAAATATCACTCACATTTGTAATAAGGTGACTTATACGTTCATTTGGGCAGTTGTAGATAATCGTTTCATCGGCCCTGTTGTCCCAACTTAGGATAAATGGCAAATTTAAAGTCAGGGGACGTAACTTTTCCGTGATTAGTTGAAGCTAGCATTGACAAGCTCATCTTCAGTTTCGTATGTATCCAATTCTAGTTTTATCATATCGCGGTTTGAACTTAAGCAATAGACACATTCCGATTCGCAATATATGAAGACAATTTCGAATCAAACGTAGTAATATTTCAGTGATAAGttgacatttacatgtttagtttCGTAATCGAAATCGAGTTAAGCGTATTGCGGTTTAGCGTTAGCCACATAGCGGTTTGGCGTTTAGCGTTAGACATATACATAGCGGTTTGGCGTTTAGCGTTAGACACATAGCGGTTTGCAACATCGTGAAATTTGCTAGCCAGTTACAGAAATGTAAATTACGATATAGCACTTTATAACAAcgaattaaacaatacatgaatgGAATGTATTGTAAGAGATTActaataaagcatttaaatgttaacacattgccaatttcatttttgaccCAAATACCGTTCCATACACGTCAACCTTAGCTTATCTTTTGAGCTTGCCAAATACGACTGAAGTGATACAATTGTCATTTCTCTCTTcgataagaaatatttatattaatagttAAATTTTACGTGTTAAGTAAGAGTTCCTAACGAAGTTTTCTTCTTCCGAAGTTTTCGAGCGCGAACAAAGATAACGTCTTAAAAATAAACGTCTTAAAAATAAACgtgatttttcaaaaagaaattttTTTATGTAAGAAAATTGTGAAGTGAATTTTTGGAAGAAAATACTAGTCTTTCGACTAATAAGCGTTATCGTGTTAGCACCAAAGCAACCGCGGTTAGTTAAAAGTGTAACTGTACGTACAGCTAGACTTCTAAACAACTGCACTTATAAATGCATCTTCAATTTAGACGATTACACTAGACCAGCATCTGCTTGACTTCCCAGGTTAGGAACAATacttttgttcaaatttatattttgataatttcatttccTGAGATATAAATCCGGCTACCAACATACCTGATAAAGCAAAAATTATCATGCACCCTGAACTTCAAAACACTTCAGTATctctttaaataaacacaaagatcTCAAGACTTTAGTCAAATCTGTTGATTCGTACCTCAGAACATTTCACTATCTCCTCTAATGAACGCAAAGTTCATTCACAGTTGTCAAATCtgtctattcattttgattatttgaCCTAGTCAATTGCAAATTAGCACGCCACTTTCCTTGGTGTCAAAGCCAAAGGTAAACTAAAGTTATCACTAAATCAAACGTCAAGCCCTGGTATTTGAACGAAAAGATAAACTAAAGTTATCATTGAAGTTGATGAATAAACCCTGCCCAGACTCAGTTTATAATAGTAAATAAGTAAGTTTAGAGAAGTTATTACGCTTATGTTCATATTCAATATCGCTTTAATTTTCTCAGAgtactaaatgtaaaaaaagaagaCTCGTTTATATGGATTcggatttttacatttttaacatttattatttattatgtatgttttataagtatttttttaaatgattcgaGATTTGTTTGATTGTGTCAAGGGACAAAGATTTTTAGAGTTTAGTTTTGTCCGAGTCATGCATAGATCCGTTTTGTAAGAGTCCATTTTAGATTAGTTATGTCAGAGATACGCATGGATTAGCTTTTAGCGAGCCGTGTAAGTAACATATTGTTTAGCTCCACACTTATGTTTAATGAGGTAGCTCCATTGTAGTTTTAAATGACGAAGAACAGAATAAAGCTGTTACAATTACTCTCTTCTTAGCTCAAAACTATAAGGATAATATAAAGCTATCAATAATTACCTGTTTGTGACGTTGAGCAAAATTATTGGCGATCAGTTTACTCACTTTAAGATTATTGGCAATCAGTTAACCCACGATTAAAAACTGATGGAACTATATAACGACGTCGAAcgaatacaattttaaaactgaCAGCATGAACGCAGGAACGTTTTGTATCAAAGAACAACACTATGTCTTCATTAATAGCGACACGGTCCCAAGTCTTACTTTCAACACATGCTTGAAGACGGATCTTGCAAGCAGGAACTTCATCCACACCTTTAACACAGCTGTTTCAGTTTAATTGAAATCAGTAAGACATAATTAATAGTTAATGGTTAACagttaagaaaaacacaaatacatgtagatatttTCATTAGttcaaatattatgttgttCAAATCATCACGATAGCTAGTAATATCATAGTCTTTAGTAATTCCCGCCCTGTTTTGTTTGTGGTGGATAGGCGGCGCCACCTCCCGCATATGGTGGCGAGGCGAACTGTTGCCCTGGATACTGGACTTGCTGTCCCATTTCTGAAATTGTGTGTAGATATGTACTGGTCagaatatgagtgaaatgtaaaaaatattgttttacagaaaaaaaactgctGGATTATAGCTTTTATCTTGTAATTGAATTCATATTACAGATAAACCACTAAGCCAGCTAAGCCATTTCTTAAAACGACGATTGAGCATATAAGCACTAGTCAGAATATGTGCTATATAACGGTCCCTGAAAATTATCTCACCACTCCACCTTCCTAAAACATCCAAACATCAAACTACTTATCAATGATGGAAATTACCATGAAGCCAAAACGCTTGAAGCGATTTGTTAAACAAGCCCAAGTCCATACGCGTTTGTCTGGGCTTATTTAATTTGTGTGGTTTAACAAAACTGTATGTTCAAATCAGGGTGGCTCGTTGTCATCTAAATTGAATTAAACCGATGAGGCTAGAACTGTACATACGGTTGTTAGTATTGACAACCGTCACGCCAGGCGATCCGGTTTGCTGGACGACCACGGGATGGTATCTTCGCCGACAACACACGTAGATCCCGACCACTATTCCGATAAACACCAACACACCAATCACCGTGCCAGCTATGCTACCCGCACCCctgaaatacatgaaaaaaagttaaataaaaccaTTCAATAAAGTATACAAAAGATTTGCATATCCAGGTATTCACCTATATCACAAGGGGTTCCGAGTTCTCCCTATATGAATAAATCTGGTGTTTCTACCCACGGAACGGACATGCGTGTTTTCCTGTAAGCTTTTAGTTTTGTTCGCTATCGTGTAACATTAATTTGGTAGTTAAAAAACTCGACTCCATTTTATTAAACCTTGAAAAAAAGTATCGGCATTTCGAAagttacaatataaacaactCAAAACCATTATTTTACAAATCCCTGACATCTCTAGTAATATAGTAAAATGACccattttgattgtttctgaTTCCCATATCTGCCTTTGTTatgaaatatcgtgttttaaactgaaaactTATAACATACTTAAAGAAAACAACCTCTCTGTTTGTAAAGTTCGAAAAATACAGTGTAAAACGTTTTAACCTCGACAGGGACAAGACAGcagccaaaaatgtatgtttcgaGAAAGATTAAAAATACAGATATGAAACATCCGATCATATTTTCTCCTCATGGGCACATGTGGCGGACACATCCAGGGGATAAGGATGACGCCCATTGTCATTAAACTATTGATCAAAGAAGTGATTATATTCCGTCAATAAGTTATAAGACATTGATGGATAATCCATAGAATTATTTgatcaggggccgtattcaataagcatcttagtgactattttcattttagttCGAGAATTTCGTAATTTTAGACAacgatttatttaaatacactCTACCTTTTATGCGATTTATGCggcttaatatatattatttagacattttccttgcttattttcatatttttggtgtacaagaattgttcgttttcttaaaattaaaattaggAAAAAGCAATTTTTCACTgagttgaaaattgttactaagatgcatattgaatacggccccagagAAGACAATCAGCCATTGACGAGTGCCTAGGCGGAGCTATTTTCCCATATATGTCAATATACTGCATCATTATAATCAGGACAACTTGTAAAACCCGGCAACGATTGTAGGTGCTCTAACCGATGACTTTTTTCGGAAATCGTATGTCACCTGAAATCCCCCGTAAGCCTGTCAAAATTTGCATTCCGATATAAACAATTCTTACCAACTGTGACAGCATTCAAGGCCGCTATTACAGCAGTATCCAGTTTCGCAGTAAGTAATTCCATTCGCACATAATTGGTAGCCATGGATACCTAATAAAAAACagatgttaatgtttttaaatctcTAAATTAAATAACCGTTACGCTATGcttattatttaatgaatatgtttaataaacaaactGCAATAACATTGATAACAATTACAACGTTGTTCCGCCTCTTTCACGCCTTTTGTCTTGGCGGCTATATTTTTGTactgaataaaaaaagatttttttatttgaacttgAAACAAAAGTATAAATACCAGTCGAGCAGAACGCCAAAATAAGAGTCAGAATAATATTAAGATAGGACTCCATAATTGTGTTAGTAAGTCATACAATGAAGACAACGAATTATGATGGCGATTATCAGAACGATCAGTATTTATTCACTTTATTATCACTGCACTGATtacagtgtggacataccacgtggtttgtgacgtcacatttagttataacgtgaagtaaaataccgctcgactcaaaaaggattatcgctgtaagtgtgctatttttatatcaatttttataaaacctagcggagtctaagcggaaaaatgtacactacaCTCGGTTACTAAGCGGCATGTTgagtaatttatagtttttttaaaaaaaccgtgggcaaatgctgaaaatggacaaaatattgtttgttatgacgagaagcaaattacgtttctggtccaaaaagttgtttatatatatattcaccatgtttgccttaaaaGGGAAGTGTCCGAATGCCTATTATATCCTCAGGATATATACATACCTACAAATAAGGCATACAGTATAcagaaatatcaaatgtttgtattttgtaacGACGAACAGCAAAACCTTTttggttatgacgaaaagcagtttttaGGAACAATTGCCGACCTCGCCCCATCTTGCTATGAGCCCACTTTGAACCTGTTTTGCAATGAGCATCGGTTAtattttacagcaattaaaagacatatatGACAACTACATGTCACTGCGAAGTATGCCACTcaatttattgatcagaaaacctcatgattccaacaacacgttgcatgttcttcataagcttgtctggtattttttgacaaaaatagaGTTTATGTGTCGTCGGTAGGTTAGAAGTGCAActtgattaaatgcatattgataGACATATGTTGAAGTCTATACATAGTGATAAACCTTGATGTCGAACAACTGAAGCAAAACTATGTTTATCGGCACAATAAAGAGGgtcaatgatttaatcaaacaaaatgtcttCTTTTTCAGAATGATGCGGCCTCCCCTTACCATGGGGAAGCGCTGCAGGcgagcaaagaaaaaacaagggggaggacgtaatttcgtttcatgcaaacattaagtgggaaaaaaaatcatggcaaacaaaatggcggatttagaatgaaaagtactGATTTAGGAACCAACTTTTGCCTGATAAGTGgactttttcttaaaattttgaaaaatgtatgcgtccagtatgtggcgaataacatattcttcgatcgaTATCTTAGTTAAGTATCAtacgtttaaaaataaaaaaactttgcttgcatgtatatattcctattttcaaaacttggtTATTGCTCGACTGAAATACTCGTGATCATTAGCGATTCTCAGAACTAAAAACGTATCCTCTCAAGTCTAAACGATTGTGCagaagtttgtttacatttcaccaaaatgtggaTAATGTGCTTGCAATAACAAAATGGGGGGTTAAGGAACAAAAAATCGGCCAGGAAACGTGTACAGTCGAGCAATAaccaagttttgaaaataggaatatatacttgcaagcacagttacaacatgcaTCGATATGTAATATTTGCctagaaaatacgaaaaattgtggataaaatcaacacgtttatttgtaaacattgcctcctaagccacaaccttttcaataacttttttatctttaaacgtATGGTACCTTactaagatgtcgatcgaaGAATTTTTTTCGTcacatactggacgcatacatttttcaaaaaattaagaaaaagttCACATACCAGGCAAAAGTTGATTCCTGAATCAGTACTTTTCATTCtatatccgccattttgtttgccatgaaacctttttttcacttaatgtttgcatgaaacgaaattacgtcctcccccttgttttttctttgctcgCCTGCAGCGCTTCCCCATGGCAAGGGGAGGCCGCATCAGTCtgaaaatagaaagcattttgtttgattaaatcattgacCCTCTTTATTGTGCCGATAGACATGGTTTTGCTTCAGTTGTTCGACATCAAGGTTTATGACCATATATAGACTTTAACATGTCtatcaatatgcatttaatcaagTTGCACTTCTAACCTACCGACGACACATaaactccatttttgtcaaaaaataccagacaagcttatgaagaacatgcaacgtgttgttggaatcatgaggttttctgatcaataaattgAGTGACATACTTAGCAGTGACATGTagttgttatatatgtatatatcttttaattgctgtaaaataTAACCGATGCTCGATGCAAAACAGGTTCAAAGTGGGCTCATTGCAAGATGGAGCGAGGTCGGCAATTGTTCCtaaaaactgcttttcgtcataaccaaATAGGTTTTGCTGttcgtcataacaaaatacaatcatttgatatttctatatactgTATGCTTAATTTGTAGGTATGTATATATCCTGaggatagaatatgcattccgaCACTTCCCttttaaggcaaacatggtgaatatatatataaacaactttttggacaagaaacgtaatttgcttctcgtcataacaaacaatattttgtccattttcagcatttgcccacgatttttgaaaaaaactataaattactcAACATGCCGCTTAGTAACCGAGtgtagtgtacatttttccgcttagattccgctaggttttataaaaattgatataaaaataacacacttacagcgataatcctttttgagtcgagcggtattttacttcacgttataactaaatgtgacgtcacaaaccacgtggtatgccCACACTGGATTAGACAATGTACAGATTAAATGTTCTA
The Mya arenaria isolate MELC-2E11 chromosome 12, ASM2691426v1 DNA segment above includes these coding regions:
- the LOC128210247 gene encoding uncharacterized protein LOC128210247; the protein is MESYLNIILTLILAFCSTGIHGYQLCANGITYCETGYCCNSGLECCHSWGAGSIAGTVIGVLVFIGIVVGIYVCCRRRYHPVVVQQTGSPGVTVVNTNNQMGQQVQYPGQQFASPPYAGGGAAYPPQTKQGGNY